From the Streptomyces nodosus genome, the window GCGCGAGGCGCTCCTGGTGTACGCCCGTGAGATCGCCTTCGCCACCGCCCAGGTCTACGCCCAGGCCGCCGAGGCCCGCGGTGCCTGGGACGCCCGGCTGGAATCGCTGGTGGTGAACGCCGTGCTCAGCGGGGAGGCCGACGAGGGGGCCGTCAGCCGGGCCGCGGCGCTCGGCTGGAACTCGCCAAACCATGTGTGCGTGGTGCTGGGGACGGCCCCCGACGGGGACAGCGAGTTGACGGTCGAGGCCATCCGGCGGGCGGCCCGGCACGCCAAGCTCCAGGTGCTCACCGGAGTGCTCGGGGACCGTCTGGTGGTGATCGCCGGGGGCCGTGACAATCCGCTCGCCGTCGCCAAATCGCTGATCGGCCCGTTCGCCCCCGGCCCCGTGGTGGCCGGGCCGATCGTGCCCGATCTGCTCGCCGCGACCCGCTCCGCGCAGGCCGCCGCCGCGGGCCTCAAGGCGTGTTCCGCCTGGCAGGACGCACCGCGTCCGGTGCTGGCGGACGACCTGCTCCCGGAGCGCGCGATCGCCGGAGACCCCAGCGCGCGCGAGCAGTTGGTGGAGGAGATCTACAGACCGCTGGAGGAGGCGGGATCCGCACTCCTGGAGACCCTCAGCGTCTATCTGGAACAGGCCTCCAGCCTCGAAGGTGCGGCCCGGATGCTTTTCGTTCACCCGAACACCGTGCGCTACCGGCTCCGACGTGTGACAGACGTCACCGGCTGGTCACCCTCTGATGTACGCTCCGCGTTCACGTTGCGGA encodes:
- a CDS encoding PucR family transcriptional regulator, with product MPEPEATPAPHAARSVHPHAATLKRLEKSSGSLAAQAIARMDETLPWYRAMPPENRSWIGLVAQAGIAAFTEWFRRPDAPQAISTDVFGTAPRELTRAITLRQTVEMVRTTIEVMESAIDEVAAPGDEAVLREALLVYAREIAFATAQVYAQAAEARGAWDARLESLVVNAVLSGEADEGAVSRAAALGWNSPNHVCVVLGTAPDGDSELTVEAIRRAARHAKLQVLTGVLGDRLVVIAGGRDNPLAVAKSLIGPFAPGPVVAGPIVPDLLAATRSAQAAAAGLKACSAWQDAPRPVLADDLLPERAIAGDPSAREQLVEEIYRPLEEAGSALLETLSVYLEQASSLEGAARMLFVHPNTVRYRLRRVTDVTGWSPSDVRSAFTLRIALILGRLTEGDPQI